A single Glycine soja cultivar W05 chromosome 14, ASM419377v2, whole genome shotgun sequence DNA region contains:
- the LOC114384428 gene encoding hydroxyproline O-arabinosyltransferase 3-like isoform X2 yields the protein MYYWYKKVKDMPGSDMGKLTRILHSGRPDQLMDEIPTFVVHPLPRGLDKGYVVLNRPWAFVQWLEKADIEEEYILMAEPDHIFVNPLPNLAHGTLPAAFPFFYMNSYENVDIIRKFYPEEKGPVTDVEPIGNSPVIIKKSLMEEIAPTWVNISLRMKNDPETDETFGWVLEMYAYAVTSALHGVEHNLRKDFMLQPPWDENVENKFIIHYTYGCDYNMKGELTYGKIGEWRFDKRYHLLGPPPKNLPLPPPGVPETVVQLVKMVNEATANIPEWDSINNSRGKDDKP from the exons ATGTACTATTGGTATAAGAAAGTGAAGGACATGCCTGGATCAGACATGGGCAAGCTCACACGTATTTTGCATTCTGGAAGGCCAGACCAGCTGATGGATGAGATTCCTACTTTTGTGGTTCATCCACTTCCTAGGGGCTTGGATAAG GGTTATGTTGTCCTAAATAGACCATGGGCTTTTGTTCAGTGGCTGGAGAAAGCAGATATTGAGGAAGA ATATATTCTGATGGCAGAACCTGACCACATATTTGTAAATCCTTTGCCTAATTTGGCTCATGGAACCCTGCCCGCAGCATTTCCATTTTTCTATATGAACTCATATGAGAATGTAGACATAATCAGGAAATTCTATCCTGAGGAAAAGGGTCCTGTTACTGATGTTGAACCAATTGGCAATTCTCCTGTAATCATTAAGAAG TCTTTGATGGAGGAAATAGCTCCAACATGGGTAAATATTTCAttgagaatgaaaaatgatCCAGAGACTGATGAAACTTTTGGATGGGTGCTTGAAAT GTATGCTTATGCTGTGACATCTGCATTGCATGGTGTAGAGCATAATCTTCGAAAAGACTTTATGCTTCAG CCACCTTGGGACGAAAATGTTGAGAATAAGTTTATCATCCACTATACATATGGATGTGACTATAATATGAAG GGGGAACTGACATATGGGAAGATTGGAGAATGGCGTTTTGACAAGAGATATCATCTTTTGGGTCCTCCACCCAAAAACCTCCCCTTACCGCCTCCAGGAGTTCCTGAAACGGTG GTGCAGCTAGTAAAAATGGTCAATGAGGCTACTGCAAACATACCTGAATGGGATTCAATAAATAACAGCCGAGGGAAAGATGATAAACCATAA
- the LOC114384428 gene encoding hydroxyproline O-arabinosyltransferase 3-like isoform X1, producing the protein MVVRKSMGRAKSLLLLLMVLIFSFATYNLVAMIMNLKTDGSESFNRKIMRSGKTNSKFHVALTATDSPYSQWQCRIMYYWYKKVKDMPGSDMGKLTRILHSGRPDQLMDEIPTFVVHPLPRGLDKGYVVLNRPWAFVQWLEKADIEEEYILMAEPDHIFVNPLPNLAHGTLPAAFPFFYMNSYENVDIIRKFYPEEKGPVTDVEPIGNSPVIIKKSLMEEIAPTWVNISLRMKNDPETDETFGWVLEMYAYAVTSALHGVEHNLRKDFMLQPPWDENVENKFIIHYTYGCDYNMKGELTYGKIGEWRFDKRYHLLGPPPKNLPLPPPGVPETVVQLVKMVNEATANIPEWDSINNSRGKDDKP; encoded by the exons ATGGTTGTGAGAAAAAGCATGGGGCGGGCAAAGTCACTGCTTTTGCTGCTCATGGTgcttatattttcctttgccactTATAATTTGGTAGCTATGATCATGAACCTTAAGACAGATGGGTCGGAatcttttaatagaaaaattatgaGGTCAGGAAAGACTAATTCAAAGTTTCATGTTGCCTTGACGGCAACCGATTCTCCTTACAGTCAATGGCAATGTCGGATTATGTACTATTGGTATAAGAAAGTGAAGGACATGCCTGGATCAGACATGGGCAAGCTCACACGTATTTTGCATTCTGGAAGGCCAGACCAGCTGATGGATGAGATTCCTACTTTTGTGGTTCATCCACTTCCTAGGGGCTTGGATAAG GGTTATGTTGTCCTAAATAGACCATGGGCTTTTGTTCAGTGGCTGGAGAAAGCAGATATTGAGGAAGA ATATATTCTGATGGCAGAACCTGACCACATATTTGTAAATCCTTTGCCTAATTTGGCTCATGGAACCCTGCCCGCAGCATTTCCATTTTTCTATATGAACTCATATGAGAATGTAGACATAATCAGGAAATTCTATCCTGAGGAAAAGGGTCCTGTTACTGATGTTGAACCAATTGGCAATTCTCCTGTAATCATTAAGAAG TCTTTGATGGAGGAAATAGCTCCAACATGGGTAAATATTTCAttgagaatgaaaaatgatCCAGAGACTGATGAAACTTTTGGATGGGTGCTTGAAAT GTATGCTTATGCTGTGACATCTGCATTGCATGGTGTAGAGCATAATCTTCGAAAAGACTTTATGCTTCAG CCACCTTGGGACGAAAATGTTGAGAATAAGTTTATCATCCACTATACATATGGATGTGACTATAATATGAAG GGGGAACTGACATATGGGAAGATTGGAGAATGGCGTTTTGACAAGAGATATCATCTTTTGGGTCCTCCACCCAAAAACCTCCCCTTACCGCCTCCAGGAGTTCCTGAAACGGTG GTGCAGCTAGTAAAAATGGTCAATGAGGCTACTGCAAACATACCTGAATGGGATTCAATAAATAACAGCCGAGGGAAAGATGATAAACCATAA